One window from the genome of Bubalus kerabau isolate K-KA32 ecotype Philippines breed swamp buffalo chromosome 17, PCC_UOA_SB_1v2, whole genome shotgun sequence encodes:
- the CAPNS2 gene encoding calpain small subunit 2 encodes MFLAKAILEGANQGLGQALGGLLGGGDQRRGGGNIGGIVGGIVNFISEAAAAQYTPEPPPTQQHFTNVEANESEEVRRFRQQFAQLAGPDMEVGATDLMNILNKVLSKHKDLKSDGFSLDTCRSIVSVMDSDTTGKLGFEEFKYLWNNIKKWQCVYKQYDRDQSGFLGSSQLWGALQEAGFQLNEQLYQMIVRRYAEEDGSMDFNNFISCLVRLDAMFRAFKSLDRDADGLIQVSIQEWLQLTMYS; translated from the coding sequence ATGTTTCTTGCAAAGGCTATATTGGAAGGAGCAAATCAAGGTCTTGGACAAGCCCTTGGAggccttcttggaggaggtgatcagagaagaggaggagggaataTTGGAGGGATAGTTGGAGGAATTGTGAACTTTATCAGTGAAGCTGCGGCTGCTCAGTATACCCCAGAACCACCACCTACTCAGCAACATTTCACCAACGTGGAGGCCAATGAAAGTGAGGAAGTTAGGCGTTTTCGGCAACAGTTTGCTCAGCTGGCTGGACCAGACATGGAGGTGGGTGCCACTGACCTAATGAATATTCTCAACAAAGTCCTTTCTAAGCACAAGGATCTGAAGTCTGATGGCTTTAGTCTTGACACCTGCCGGAGCATTGTATCTGTCATGGACAGTGACACGACTGGGAAGCTGGGCTTTGAAGAATTTAAGTATCTCTGGAACAACATCAAGAAATGGCAGTGTGTTTACAAGCAGTATGACAGGGACCAATCTGGATTTTTGGGAAGTTCTCAGCTTTGGGGGGCTCTGCAGGAAGCAGGCTTCCAACTAAATGAGCAACTTTACCAAATGATTGTCCGCCGATACGCCGAGGAGGATGGAAGTATGGACTTTAACAACTTCATCAGCTGCCTGGTTCGCCTGGATGCCATGTTCCGTGCCTTCAAATCCCTGGATAGAGATGCAGATGGCCTGATTCAGGTTTCTATCCAAGAGTGGCTGCAGCTGACCATGTATTCCTGA